From the genome of Variovorax sp. RA8, one region includes:
- a CDS encoding ATP-binding protein, which translates to MMEQEDLLYDPRFLEAHAGSIITDPATAIVELVANCWDAYATDVQITWPDTSQGKQFKIKDNGKGMTLGMFQGIWRTMSYDKIGAEGALSEPPPGVEGSPRAVFGKNGKGRFASFCFASKYTTASTRDGQRFECEVSTSSTRPLVIKDISYEAEKQDGHGTEIVGTGDIRSHLFTEEQARELIGSRFLFNPAFKVSINGKAITFNDIPELLSQEDLEIPGYGTVKILHIDSKKPNKTTKQHGIAWWVQNRAVGQCKWSGSDYERILDGRTSEAKRFIFIVQADYLNQKGAVASDWNSFNDENAAWTETRTRVQDRIRQIISDTGEASKTALKSNVLTKLGNSINGLSLLSKERVQTFVNQVVDKLPSFGESEIVQLGALLTNLEKSKSQFGLLELLHDQKPDDLDALHAILSDWSIGMAKLALDEIQTRLKLIGELRIKLKVVGIDEVHELQPLFERGLWMFGAQFESIEFTSNRGMTQVIKQIFGDKKGKGTRNRPDFVALPDSSIGFYARPSYNSQHDEDGVDHLVIIDLKTTGLSLGGKEQDQVWKYVKELRGKGYLKKHSKVDCFVLGDAIEDGESEPTSKGDEVTIFPMLYDTILNRAEKRLLNLHSKVKDAPFLLEQQDELNKFLSPLHVLQPELAESKA; encoded by the coding sequence ATGATGGAACAAGAAGATCTTCTTTACGACCCGCGTTTCTTGGAAGCCCATGCTGGCTCCATCATCACTGACCCTGCTACCGCCATCGTGGAGCTTGTCGCCAACTGCTGGGATGCTTATGCCACCGATGTCCAGATAACTTGGCCCGACACATCACAGGGCAAGCAGTTCAAGATTAAGGACAACGGCAAAGGCATGACCTTGGGGATGTTCCAAGGCATTTGGCGAACGATGTCCTATGACAAGATCGGCGCCGAAGGCGCACTGTCAGAACCTCCACCAGGTGTAGAGGGTTCGCCCCGTGCAGTCTTCGGAAAAAATGGCAAGGGACGGTTCGCCTCATTCTGTTTCGCCAGCAAGTACACCACTGCTTCCACGAGAGACGGACAGCGGTTTGAATGTGAAGTCAGCACCTCCAGCACTCGCCCACTGGTCATCAAGGACATCTCCTATGAAGCCGAGAAGCAGGACGGCCACGGCACTGAAATCGTGGGCACCGGAGATATTCGTTCCCACTTGTTCACCGAAGAGCAAGCCCGAGAGCTGATTGGGAGCAGGTTCCTATTCAATCCTGCCTTCAAGGTATCCATCAACGGCAAGGCCATTACTTTTAACGACATCCCCGAACTCCTGTCCCAAGAAGACCTTGAGATACCGGGATATGGCACCGTCAAAATTCTTCATATTGATAGCAAGAAGCCAAACAAGACGACCAAGCAGCATGGCATTGCATGGTGGGTTCAGAACCGTGCCGTAGGCCAGTGCAAATGGTCAGGCAGTGACTACGAGAGAATCTTGGACGGCCGAACCTCAGAAGCGAAGAGGTTCATCTTCATTGTGCAGGCCGACTATCTCAATCAAAAAGGTGCTGTCGCTAGCGATTGGAACAGCTTCAATGATGAGAATGCGGCATGGACCGAAACACGCACAAGAGTGCAAGATCGCATTCGCCAAATTATTTCTGACACTGGCGAAGCCAGCAAGACAGCACTTAAATCCAATGTGCTCACAAAGCTTGGTAACTCTATCAATGGACTTTCGTTGCTCTCCAAAGAGCGTGTGCAGACCTTCGTTAATCAAGTGGTGGACAAGCTGCCATCATTTGGCGAATCCGAGATCGTTCAGCTTGGAGCCTTGCTGACCAATCTAGAGAAAAGTAAATCTCAGTTTGGGTTGCTTGAGCTTCTTCATGATCAGAAACCAGACGATCTGGATGCGCTGCATGCCATTCTCAGTGATTGGTCAATCGGCATGGCAAAGCTAGCACTGGATGAGATCCAGACCCGCCTCAAGCTCATTGGTGAACTTCGTATCAAGCTCAAAGTGGTAGGCATTGATGAAGTACATGAACTTCAGCCACTTTTTGAACGCGGCTTATGGATGTTTGGTGCGCAGTTTGAGTCCATAGAATTCACATCCAACCGTGGCATGACGCAGGTCATCAAACAAATATTCGGTGATAAAAAAGGCAAGGGCACCAGGAACAGACCTGACTTCGTTGCATTGCCAGATAGCAGCATTGGGTTCTATGCAAGACCCTCGTACAACTCCCAGCATGACGAAGACGGCGTCGACCACCTTGTGATCATTGACTTGAAGACCACAGGGCTCAGCCTCGGGGGAAAAGAGCAAGACCAAGTTTGGAAATATGTGAAGGAGCTTCGCGGTAAAGGCTACCTCAAGAAGCACTCAAAGGTTGATTGCTTTGTGCTGGGTGATGCCATAGAAGACGGCGAGAGTGAGCCGACATCCAAAGGCGATGAAGTCACCATCTTCCCAATGCTTTACGACACAATCTTGAACCGTGCAGAGAAGCGATTGCTCAATCTTCATTCCAAGGTCAAAGATGCACCATTCCTGCTTGAGCAGCAAGACGAACTGAATAAATTCTTGTCGCCGCTGCATGTCCTTCAGCCAGAACTTGCGGAAAGCAAGGCTTGA
- a CDS encoding GIY-YIG nuclease family protein, with translation MKKEDLLKLVEDDDLDLLKVKPLATPAMTADHRLVASFKEIEAFVAKHGKEPEPNHADMHEFKLNSRLASIRSSKLKSDSLRAIDTHQLLKKVVETVDDIYDDDELGLLGPGEESIFTLKHVPATMKMPDKIASRKPCMDFPQFEPLFDLCHRELKAGIREMRAFTGEQQIKPGHFFVLHGIVCFIAEVGEKEVKNKKVNARLRIIFDNGTESNMLLRSLATELYKDPSGRRILDNHEKALEELELIKPDDLSTGFVYVLKSVSQLPEVKAITNLFKIGFSTTTVEDRIKNAAKEPTYLMAPVKIVSVFQCYNLNPQKFENLLHTFFGKYCLDLKVTDSMGKLHVPREWFIAPIDCIELAIQLLINGEIVHYRYDGDTEQVVERD, from the coding sequence ATGAAGAAGGAAGACTTGCTCAAGCTCGTGGAGGATGATGACCTTGACTTGCTCAAGGTGAAGCCACTCGCCACCCCTGCGATGACGGCAGACCATCGCCTTGTCGCTTCGTTCAAGGAGATAGAAGCCTTTGTAGCCAAGCACGGCAAGGAGCCTGAGCCCAACCATGCAGACATGCATGAATTCAAGCTCAACAGCCGTTTGGCAAGCATTCGCTCCAGCAAGCTCAAGTCAGATTCACTTCGTGCCATAGACACCCACCAGCTCCTGAAAAAAGTTGTGGAGACGGTGGACGACATCTACGACGATGACGAGCTGGGTTTACTGGGTCCGGGTGAGGAAAGCATCTTCACCTTGAAGCATGTGCCAGCCACCATGAAGATGCCCGACAAGATTGCATCTCGCAAGCCTTGCATGGACTTCCCTCAGTTTGAGCCGCTTTTTGACCTGTGCCACCGAGAACTCAAAGCTGGCATTCGTGAGATGCGTGCTTTCACGGGTGAACAACAAATCAAGCCAGGTCACTTCTTCGTGCTGCATGGCATCGTGTGTTTCATTGCCGAAGTCGGTGAGAAAGAAGTTAAAAATAAAAAGGTGAATGCTCGCCTTCGTATTATTTTTGACAATGGCACTGAGTCCAACATGTTGCTTCGCTCACTGGCGACAGAACTCTATAAGGACCCATCGGGCAGGCGCATTCTTGACAACCATGAGAAGGCTTTGGAAGAGCTGGAGCTGATTAAACCAGATGACCTGTCCACTGGTTTTGTCTATGTACTGAAATCAGTAAGCCAGCTCCCTGAAGTCAAAGCCATCACGAACCTCTTCAAGATCGGCTTCTCCACAACCACCGTTGAAGACCGAATCAAGAACGCGGCAAAGGAGCCAACCTACTTGATGGCGCCGGTCAAGATCGTGTCTGTCTTTCAGTGCTACAACCTAAACCCGCAGAAGTTTGAAAATCTGCTGCACACTTTTTTTGGTAAATATTGCCTAGACCTCAAAGTGACAGACAGCATGGGCAAGCTGCATGTTCCCAGAGAATGGTTCATAGCACCGATTGACTGCATAGAGCTTGCAATCCAGCTCCTTATAAATGGCGAAATCGTGCACTACCGCTATGACGGCGACACTGAGCAAGTCGTAGAACGAGATTAA
- a CDS encoding DEAD/DEAH box helicase yields the protein MPNLVEVQYHQTGESTKLNDMGMREMQARAYEARNEQYLLLKAPPASGKSRALMFLALDKIHKQGVKKAIIAVPERSIGSSFASTPLSQHGFFTDWVVKPENNLCTPGGDSSKVTAFKNFLKDDSDILICTHATLRFAFEAIEEEALDNCVLAIDEFHHVSADADSKLGFLLRSVMQKSKVHIVAMTGSYFRGDSVPVLLPEDEAKFVKVTYNYYEQLNGYTYMKSLGIGYHFYQKKYLSAIADVLDTDKKTILHIPHVRSGESTKEKGDEVGSILDIIGIVQSQDSETGVINVRRHTDGKIIRVADLVYDEPRARDKVVNFLRTIKTPEELDLIIALGMAKEGFDWSFCEHALTVGYRGSLTEIIQIIGRCTRDSPNKSHAQFTNLIAQPDAHDDLVKLAVNNMLKAITCSLLMEQVLAPNFKFKTKLNDDDKAGPGEVKIGGFKEPSSKKLKDIIEQDLNDMKAVILQDDTMLKAIPGNVDPEVINKVLIPKIIKLRYPDLTDDEIESVRQHIVADSVLKSGEFKEDGDRRFIKMAGKFVNIDDLHIDLIDRINPFQSAFEILSKSVTANVLKTIQEAIEATRIVMTPEEAVLLWPKVKEFTKIHGNPPDPQSNDALEARMGQALIYIRNQRRQQGV from the coding sequence ATGCCTAATCTTGTTGAAGTCCAATATCACCAGACAGGTGAAAGCACGAAGCTCAACGATATGGGCATGCGTGAGATGCAGGCACGTGCCTACGAAGCACGCAATGAGCAGTACCTATTGCTGAAGGCTCCCCCAGCTTCAGGCAAGAGCCGCGCTCTTATGTTCCTGGCCTTGGACAAGATCCACAAGCAAGGCGTCAAGAAGGCCATCATTGCCGTGCCTGAGCGCTCTATTGGCTCATCATTTGCATCTACCCCTCTTTCCCAGCATGGCTTCTTCACAGACTGGGTAGTGAAGCCTGAGAACAATCTGTGCACACCAGGTGGTGACTCCAGCAAGGTCACAGCCTTCAAGAATTTTCTCAAGGATGACAGCGACATCCTGATCTGCACCCATGCCACCCTCAGATTTGCTTTTGAAGCGATTGAAGAGGAAGCATTAGATAACTGCGTACTTGCCATTGACGAGTTCCACCATGTCTCAGCAGACGCCGATAGCAAGCTTGGGTTCTTGCTTCGGAGTGTTATGCAGAAGTCCAAGGTGCACATCGTTGCCATGACTGGCTCATATTTCCGTGGCGACAGCGTGCCGGTGTTGTTGCCTGAAGATGAAGCCAAGTTCGTGAAAGTGACCTATAACTATTACGAGCAGTTGAACGGCTACACCTACATGAAGTCATTGGGCATTGGGTATCACTTCTACCAAAAGAAATACCTCAGTGCGATTGCCGATGTGTTGGACACCGACAAGAAGACCATCCTTCACATTCCCCATGTTCGTTCAGGTGAATCCACCAAGGAAAAAGGCGACGAGGTCGGAAGTATTCTGGACATCATAGGTATCGTCCAATCTCAAGATTCTGAGACAGGGGTTATCAATGTCAGAAGGCACACAGATGGCAAGATCATTCGGGTTGCTGATTTGGTCTACGACGAACCACGAGCCAGAGATAAGGTAGTCAACTTTCTCCGCACCATTAAGACCCCTGAAGAGCTAGATCTCATCATTGCATTAGGTATGGCGAAGGAAGGCTTTGACTGGTCATTCTGTGAACACGCATTAACCGTGGGCTATCGTGGGTCCCTCACCGAAATTATTCAGATCATTGGCCGATGCACCCGCGATAGTCCGAACAAGTCCCATGCCCAGTTCACCAATCTGATAGCTCAACCAGATGCTCATGATGATTTGGTCAAGCTGGCTGTCAACAATATGCTCAAGGCGATTACTTGTTCCCTCCTGATGGAGCAGGTTCTTGCGCCGAACTTCAAGTTCAAGACCAAGCTCAATGATGATGACAAGGCTGGACCGGGCGAAGTAAAAATTGGAGGCTTCAAGGAGCCTTCCAGCAAGAAGCTCAAGGACATCATTGAGCAAGACCTGAACGACATGAAAGCTGTCATTCTTCAAGATGACACGATGCTCAAGGCGATTCCAGGAAATGTTGATCCTGAAGTCATAAACAAGGTTCTCATACCGAAAATTATCAAGCTTCGCTATCCAGACCTCACGGATGACGAGATTGAAAGTGTTCGCCAGCACATCGTGGCCGACTCAGTTTTGAAGAGTGGCGAGTTTAAGGAAGACGGGGATCGCAGATTCATCAAAATGGCTGGCAAGTTCGTAAATATTGACGACTTGCACATTGACCTGATTGACCGGATCAATCCTTTCCAGTCGGCTTTTGAAATCCTGTCCAAGTCAGTGACTGCCAATGTCCTGAAGACCATCCAAGAGGCTATTGAAGCTACTCGGATCGTCATGACACCTGAGGAAGCTGTGTTGCTTTGGCCGAAGGTCAAAGAGTTCACCAAGATTCATGGCAACCCACCAGACCCGCAGTCCAACGATGCTCTGGAAGCTCGCATGGGGCAAGCCCTCATCTACATCCGCAACCAGCGAAGACAGCAGGGCGTATGA
- a CDS encoding DNA methyltransferase: MHIAQIAEGVRNLLLHAKPETFIYDLLTAYGKPKASVTRLQAGEYNISKDKDYVLWKSNVYFTHSGIHQPAQILEQMKQADQVKKHKPRFIIATNFDKFYAYDTKTEESLDIAFVELASKFDFFLPWAGMEKSKQTQDSPADVKAAEKMAKLYDLILEQNPVQNDEQRHSLNVFLSRLLFCYFAEDTTIFEAKLFSKSIESHTSADGSDLAEYLQGLFKVLDEESRDGTPSYYEKFPYVNGGLFEKHVPVPAFNKRSRELLIRCGLDLDWSEINPDIFGSMFQAVVDVEQRGNMGMHYTSYQNIMKVAGPLFLDALHEDLDSHRGNAKKLEELLSRLTKIKIFDPACGSGNFLIITYKELRKLEMEILEALAALNQQHSFSLSGIRLSQFYGIELDDFASEIATLALWLAEHQMNVIFYARFKTTSPTLPLKPSGNVKCGNAARTPWQSVCPAHNDEEIYVLGNPPYLGARQQSSEQKTDVELSFSKIQGSGDLDYIAVWFLKAAEYAEKTNVRFAFVSTNSLTQGVQVAILWPLLFGKGLEIFFCHLSFKWENSAKKNAAVICVIVGLRHVSQEDKFIFDDGLRKKAKNINAYLADAENLFIYPRKTGLSALPPINYGSFALDDGNYTLTANEASAIRQECPTASKFLRPFIGARELLHGEERYCLWLKDNLEEALKCRPIRMRYEKVKTWRSNSDRATTKKLAATSHLFAEIRQPTQNYLAVPTVSSERRKYLPIEFLQSEVVASNQIYVVPNATPIVFGLLASRFHMIWIEAVGGKLKNDYRYSSALLYNNFPVPVLNDSIKKKLTVAVGKILTVRESYSEMTLAKLYDPDLMPPELLDAHLELDSVVESAYGLTGDVTDEDRLTAIFKLYTKMTKGTIHA; encoded by the coding sequence ATGCACATTGCTCAAATTGCTGAAGGCGTTCGCAACCTTCTTCTTCACGCCAAACCAGAAACCTTCATCTATGACTTGCTGACTGCCTATGGCAAACCCAAGGCTTCAGTGACCAGGTTGCAGGCTGGCGAGTACAACATTTCCAAGGATAAGGACTATGTTCTTTGGAAGAGCAATGTGTACTTCACTCACAGTGGCATTCATCAGCCTGCCCAAATCTTGGAACAGATGAAGCAGGCTGATCAAGTCAAGAAGCACAAACCCAGATTCATCATTGCTACGAACTTTGACAAATTCTATGCATACGACACAAAGACTGAAGAGTCTTTGGATATTGCATTCGTAGAGCTAGCAAGCAAGTTTGATTTCTTCCTGCCATGGGCAGGTATGGAGAAGTCAAAGCAGACTCAAGACAGCCCTGCCGATGTCAAAGCCGCCGAGAAGATGGCAAAGCTTTATGACCTGATCCTTGAGCAAAATCCAGTTCAGAACGATGAGCAGCGCCACAGCCTCAACGTTTTCTTGTCTCGCTTGTTGTTCTGCTACTTTGCAGAAGACACCACGATCTTTGAAGCGAAGCTATTCAGCAAGAGCATTGAGTCTCACACCAGTGCAGACGGTAGCGACCTTGCTGAATACCTTCAAGGGCTCTTCAAGGTTCTTGATGAGGAAAGCCGTGACGGCACACCAAGCTACTACGAGAAATTCCCATATGTGAATGGTGGCTTGTTTGAGAAACATGTCCCTGTCCCAGCCTTCAACAAGCGCAGCCGCGAACTCCTGATTCGTTGCGGCTTGGACTTGGATTGGTCAGAGATCAATCCTGACATCTTCGGCTCTATGTTCCAGGCCGTGGTTGATGTTGAGCAACGGGGCAATATGGGGATGCACTACACCTCATACCAGAACATCATGAAAGTAGCTGGCCCGCTATTTTTAGATGCTCTGCATGAAGACCTAGACTCACACAGAGGTAATGCAAAAAAGCTGGAGGAGTTGCTTTCACGGCTCACAAAAATCAAGATATTTGACCCAGCTTGCGGTTCTGGCAATTTCTTGATTATTACCTACAAGGAGCTGCGCAAGCTGGAAATGGAGATTCTTGAGGCGTTGGCAGCATTAAATCAACAGCATTCCTTCTCGTTGAGCGGAATCAGACTGAGCCAGTTTTACGGCATTGAACTTGATGACTTCGCATCTGAGATTGCGACGCTGGCCCTGTGGTTAGCAGAGCATCAGATGAATGTGATCTTCTATGCCCGCTTTAAGACCACCTCACCCACTCTGCCACTGAAACCGAGTGGAAATGTCAAATGCGGGAATGCAGCACGCACGCCTTGGCAAAGTGTATGCCCTGCCCACAACGATGAGGAAATCTACGTTCTTGGCAACCCTCCTTACCTCGGAGCACGGCAACAATCATCCGAGCAGAAAACAGATGTGGAGCTGAGCTTTTCAAAGATTCAAGGTAGTGGGGACTTAGACTACATCGCAGTGTGGTTCCTTAAAGCGGCTGAATACGCCGAGAAAACAAATGTTCGCTTTGCATTTGTATCAACCAACTCCCTGACACAAGGGGTACAGGTGGCGATCTTGTGGCCTCTACTGTTCGGGAAAGGTCTTGAGATTTTCTTCTGCCATCTCTCATTTAAGTGGGAAAACAGTGCAAAGAAGAACGCAGCAGTTATTTGTGTAATCGTCGGCCTTCGGCATGTTTCACAAGAAGATAAGTTCATCTTTGATGACGGCCTGCGCAAGAAAGCAAAGAACATCAATGCTTATCTTGCCGATGCGGAAAACCTGTTCATCTACCCTAGAAAAACGGGCCTATCAGCTTTGCCACCCATCAACTATGGAAGCTTCGCCTTAGATGATGGCAACTACACACTCACAGCCAACGAAGCATCGGCAATACGACAGGAATGTCCCACCGCTTCCAAGTTCCTTCGTCCGTTTATCGGAGCCAGAGAATTGCTGCATGGTGAGGAAAGGTATTGTCTGTGGCTTAAGGATAATCTGGAAGAAGCGCTAAAGTGCCGCCCTATTCGTATGCGCTACGAGAAAGTTAAAACTTGGCGCAGCAACAGTGACCGTGCAACGACGAAAAAGCTTGCAGCAACCTCACATCTCTTTGCCGAGATCAGGCAGCCTACTCAAAATTATCTGGCAGTGCCAACTGTTTCTTCCGAAAGAAGAAAGTACTTGCCGATTGAGTTCTTGCAATCAGAAGTCGTTGCATCAAACCAAATTTACGTGGTTCCTAATGCAACTCCAATAGTTTTTGGATTGCTCGCCTCAAGATTTCACATGATTTGGATTGAAGCAGTTGGCGGCAAACTTAAGAACGACTATAGATATTCTTCCGCATTGTTGTACAACAATTTTCCTGTGCCAGTCCTCAATGACAGCATTAAAAAGAAGCTCACGGTTGCTGTAGGCAAGATTCTGACCGTGCGCGAGTCATACAGCGAAATGACCTTGGCGAAATTGTACGACCCCGATCTAATGCCCCCAGAGTTGCTGGATGCCCACCTTGAGCTGGACTCGGTTGTTGAGTCAGCTTATGGATTGACTGGTGATGTCACCGATGAAGACAGGCTTACTGCGATCTTCAAGCTCTACACAAAAATGACCAAAGGGACCATCCATGCCTAA
- a CDS encoding helix-turn-helix transcriptional regulator, giving the protein MTSLAEILKALPPDALLSAGQLLAIVEAAKQPSAKPAKEQNYSQWDDQRYIDEKTLADWIGEAVPTVKSWRSKGSGPQYLSNPKNVRYQVGHVREWLKKRTVTNTSEASVKGLRSYFLEGSTAFPVFTYPDGLKLSLEAAIKHEEGDPEATPTSFRIVNMGNAMEDMAELSECLIKDLPRASELLKDKAKTFDVAYWFYHQTIFGKLQNHQPFIQAIHLLLKNGMNINTANNLSGYSLAHVLGLNQWCFDHPQHYKEFVTALLDEGLDLEKLDNQTMSALDYAEEDDEDGPLINIHNSMSLAQKLESTLKKKGDR; this is encoded by the coding sequence ATGACTTCTCTTGCAGAAATTCTCAAGGCACTGCCGCCTGATGCACTACTGAGCGCAGGCCAACTACTGGCTATCGTTGAAGCAGCAAAACAGCCCTCTGCTAAGCCTGCCAAGGAACAGAACTATAGCCAGTGGGATGACCAGCGGTACATAGATGAAAAGACCCTTGCTGACTGGATTGGTGAAGCCGTCCCCACGGTGAAATCTTGGCGAAGCAAAGGCTCAGGTCCACAGTACTTGAGCAATCCTAAGAATGTTCGCTACCAAGTCGGCCATGTTCGTGAATGGCTGAAGAAAAGAACGGTAACCAACACTTCAGAGGCATCGGTTAAAGGCCTGAGAAGCTACTTTTTAGAAGGCTCCACAGCTTTCCCAGTGTTCACCTATCCAGATGGTTTGAAGCTCTCCCTTGAGGCTGCAATCAAGCACGAGGAGGGCGATCCTGAAGCCACCCCCACGAGTTTCAGAATCGTCAACATGGGCAACGCCATGGAGGACATGGCAGAGCTTTCAGAATGCCTCATAAAAGACTTGCCCAGAGCCAGCGAGTTGCTCAAGGACAAAGCCAAAACGTTTGATGTTGCCTACTGGTTCTACCATCAAACAATCTTTGGCAAGCTCCAAAATCATCAGCCTTTCATCCAAGCCATCCACCTGCTTTTAAAGAATGGCATGAACATCAACACTGCCAACAATCTCAGTGGCTACAGTCTGGCTCATGTCCTCGGACTGAATCAATGGTGTTTTGACCATCCCCAGCACTACAAAGAGTTCGTGACAGCCTTGCTGGATGAAGGCTTGGATCTTGAGAAGCTGGACAATCAAACAATGTCAGCTTTGGACTATGCAGAAGAAGATGATGAGGACGGTCCGCTCATCAATATTCACAACAGCATGAGCTTGGCTCAAAAACTTGAATCAACATTGAAGAAGAAAGGCGACAGATGA
- the hrcA gene encoding heat-inducible transcriptional repressor HrcA — MLDDRAKLLLKTLVERYIAEGQPVGSRTLSRASGLELSPATIRNVMSDLEGLGLIASPHTSAGRIPTARGYRLFVDTMLTAQREQFAAPSLPPDQPQKVIANAAHLLSNLSQFVGVVMAPRRASVFRQIEFLRLSDRRLLVIIVSPDGDVQNRVIFPEVDYSQSQLVEASNYINAHFAGLSIEQVRDRLQSEMEQLRGEIGALMQAAVQVSSEVLTEAQEEVVIAGERNLLSVTDFSGDMSHLRRAFELFEQKAQLLRLLDVSSKAEGVRIFIGGESQVVPFDDLSIVSANYEVDGEVVGTLGVIGPTRMPYDRMIQIVDITSKLVTNALSHRK; from the coding sequence ATGCTGGACGACCGCGCCAAGTTGCTGCTCAAGACACTGGTCGAGCGCTACATCGCCGAAGGGCAACCGGTGGGCTCCCGTACGCTCTCCCGGGCTTCGGGGCTTGAGCTCTCGCCTGCGACCATTCGCAATGTCATGTCCGACCTGGAGGGGCTCGGGCTCATTGCCAGTCCTCACACCTCGGCGGGCCGCATTCCCACGGCGCGAGGCTATCGCCTGTTCGTCGACACCATGCTGACTGCGCAGCGCGAGCAGTTCGCGGCGCCCAGCCTGCCGCCCGACCAGCCGCAGAAGGTGATCGCCAATGCGGCCCATTTGCTCTCGAACCTGTCGCAGTTCGTCGGCGTGGTGATGGCGCCGCGGCGCGCCTCGGTGTTCCGGCAGATCGAGTTCCTGCGGTTGTCCGATCGCCGCCTGCTGGTGATCATCGTCTCGCCCGATGGCGACGTGCAGAACCGCGTAATCTTTCCCGAGGTCGACTACTCGCAGTCGCAGCTGGTCGAAGCCTCGAACTACATCAATGCGCATTTCGCCGGCCTGTCGATCGAACAGGTGCGCGACCGGCTGCAATCCGAGATGGAGCAGCTGCGCGGAGAGATTGGCGCTCTGATGCAGGCGGCGGTGCAGGTCAGTTCAGAGGTGCTGACGGAGGCGCAGGAAGAAGTGGTGATCGCGGGCGAGCGCAACCTGCTGTCGGTCACCGATTTCTCCGGCGACATGAGCCACCTGCGCCGGGCCTTCGAGCTCTTCGAGCAGAAAGCGCAGTTGCTTCGCCTGCTCGACGTCTCGAGCAAGGCCGAAGGCGTGCGCATCTTCATTGGTGGGGAAAGCCAGGTTGTGCCCTTCGACGATCTCTCGATCGTCAGCGCGAACTACGAGGTCGATGGCGAGGTGGTGGGAACGCTGGGCGTCATCGGGCCGACGCGCATGCCTTACGACCGGATGATCCAGATCGTCGACATCACGTCGAAGCTCGTGACCAACGCGCTGAGCCACCGCAAATAG